The stretch of DNA GCGTACCGTGCTCCGTTTCCACCCTGCCCTGGCACCGGTCAAAGCGGCAGTCCTGCCATTGTCCAAGAAGCTTGCAGAGAGTGCTGAGTCAGTATATGCTGAACTATCCAAGCACTTCACTGTCCAGTATGACGATTCCCAATCCATCGGTAGAAGATATCGCCGACAAGATGAAATCGGGACTCCTTTCTGTATCACGTATGACTTTGATTCGGAAGAGGATCGCCAAGTGACCGTGCGTCATCGCGACTCTATGGAACAAGTCCGGATGCCGATTGAAGAAGTGCAGGCTTACATCGAAAAGCATATACAATTTTAATAAAAAGAACCGGAGGAATGGGCTACTCGCCTGTTTCCTCCGGTTCTTCCTTTTTCGGCCACAATTCCGGCGTCGAATCGAGCTGATCCAAAAAAGCCCTCGATTTGAGCCGGATGCCCACTTGCTCATCATAAATGGTGCGGACAATCTTTTTCATGAATTGCTTCGTCGGTTTCTTCAACGTCAGATTCCCTAACCGGTTGATCGGCACGGTATAGAAGGTGCGGATCAACCGCAATTGTGTCGGAGTCAGACGGATCAGATACCGATCGACCGCGAAGCAGCGGTGGCATAGAAAGCCGATTTGCTGGAAGGAAAATGCGAACTCCCCTTCCGTCGCCCCACAATTGGCGCATTGATGCAAGACCGGATGGATTCCTGCCACTGGAAGCATCTTCCACTCGACAAAGAGGGATATGGCCTCTGGGTCGTATTGTTCATTGATGGCGTGGAGCGCCTCCGACAGCAAGCCATACACCCCCGAAACCTTCTCCTGGTCCTCCGTCAACTTGTCGATCAGCTCAACGATATAGCTCGCATAAGCCGTCGCTTCCAAGTCCTCCCGGATGAAGCGCATCGAGTTGATCGGCTCCCCTTGCTCCAAGGTGCCCATTCCCCTGCCTGTCCGGATCAGGAATGAACATTCCATGAACGGCTGCGTGATTCCTGCGAGACGGCTGGCGGGCTTTTTCGCCCCTCTGGCCATCGCAGTCAGCTTCCCCACCTCACGGGTGAATACAGTCACGATCTTGTTCGATTCGCCGTACGGGATGCCGCGAAGGACGATGCCTTCCCATTTATTCAACAAGGCGATCCCCCCTTTCGGCTGCGGCTCGCTTAATACTCGTCTTCCCTGAAACCGAACTCGCGTAACTGTCCCGGCTTGTTCCGCCAATCTTTCTGGACTTTCACCCACAATTCAAGAAATACCTTCGACCCGAGCAGCATTTCAATATCATGCCTTGCCTTTGTGCCGATTTCTTTTAATAAAGACCCTCGCTTCCCGATGACGATCCCTTTCTGGGAATCGCGGTCGACGACGATTGTCGCATTGATATTGACAATTTCCCGCTCTTTTTCCCGTTCGATTTTTTCGATGACGACAGCAATCGAGTGTGGAATTTCCTCACGAGTCAGGTGGAGCACCTTTTCCCGGATCAACTCGGAAATGATGAATCGTTCCGGGTGGTCGGTCACTTGATCGTCCGGGTAATATTTAGGCCCTTCCGGCATATAGGAAGTCAAAGTCTCAAGGAGCCGTTCCACGTTGTTGCCATTCATGGCGGAAATCGGGACGATTTCCGCAAAGTTGTATTCTTCAGTATAGGAAGTGATGATCGTCAACAACTCATCCGGATGGACAAGGTCAATTTTATTGATGACGAGAAAAACCGGTGTCTCCGTCTTCTCCAATAATTCAATAATGAAGCGGTCCCCCCGTCCGATCGGCTCATCCGCATTCACCATGAACAGGATGACATCGACTTCTTTCAGTGTGTTGCGGGCCGTCTTCATCATAAAGTCTCCGAGCTTATGCTTCGGTTTATGAATGCCCGGCGTGTCGATGAAAACGAGCTGGGAATGATCCGATGTCACGACCCCTTGCACTTTGTTGCGCGTCGTTTGGGGCTTGTCGCTCATGATGGCGATCTTCTGTCCTACGACGCGGTTCAAGAATGTCGATTTCCCGACGTTCGGACGGCCAATGATGGAAATGAATCCCGATTTAAACTTCTGAATCTCTTGCTGCATATGATAAATCCTCCTTGGAAAAAGCACCGGGCAATAGCTCCGCTACGGTCGTTTCCTTAATGTTCCCTTGCAGGTTTGCCAAATAGACCGGCATGGAGCCGCTGCAAAACTCGGCGATCACTTGCCGGCATGCCCCACACGGAGTAATCGGCCCTTCCGTATCGCCGATTACGGCAAGCGCCTTGAAAGTGTGGATTCCTTCTGACACCGCTTTGAACAAAGCAGTCCGCTCGGCGCAATTTGTCATGCTATAGGCTGAATTCTCGATGTTGCAGCCGTGGTAAACCGTTCCATCCTCCGCCACTAGCGCTGCCCCTACAGGGAATTTCGAATAGGGAACATAAGCCTGCTCCCGCGCTTTTTTCGATTCTTCCACCAATTTTCCGATATCCATGCTTCCACCCCACTTTACATTAATAAAACCATTTTGAGCCGAATAGGAGCAACCCGATGATGGCACTGAGAATTGCGTAGATGAGCACGGCTCCCGCAGCTAAGTCCTTGGCTTGCTTGGCCAACTGATGATACTCTTCCGTGACGAGATCGACTACTTTTTCGATAGCGGTGTTCATTAACTCCAACGCGAGCATTCCGCCGATCAATACACTGACAATGAACCATTCCATCATCGTCAGCCCTGTCCAAATCCCTGCTACTATGACCACTCCTGCGGCGAACAAATGGAATTTGAAATTTCGTTCCGATCGGATTCCTAGAAAAATGCCATTCCATGCATATTTGAATGACCTGAAAAAATTCCGCATCCGGAATCCCTCACCTTCCGAGTCCGAACGAATCAAGGATCTCCTTTTGTTTACCGAACATCACTTTCTCCTCTTCCTCGGTCATATGGTCGTAGCCTAGGAGGTGCAAAAA from Bacillus sp. OxB-1 encodes:
- the recO gene encoding DNA repair protein RecO; this encodes MLNKWEGIVLRGIPYGESNKIVTVFTREVGKLTAMARGAKKPASRLAGITQPFMECSFLIRTGRGMGTLEQGEPINSMRFIREDLEATAYASYIVELIDKLTEDQEKVSGVYGLLSEALHAINEQYDPEAISLFVEWKMLPVAGIHPVLHQCANCGATEGEFAFSFQQIGFLCHRCFAVDRYLIRLTPTQLRLIRTFYTVPINRLGNLTLKKPTKQFMKKIVRTIYDEQVGIRLKSRAFLDQLDSTPELWPKKEEPEETGE
- the era gene encoding GTPase Era, with product MQQEIQKFKSGFISIIGRPNVGKSTFLNRVVGQKIAIMSDKPQTTRNKVQGVVTSDHSQLVFIDTPGIHKPKHKLGDFMMKTARNTLKEVDVILFMVNADEPIGRGDRFIIELLEKTETPVFLVINKIDLVHPDELLTIITSYTEEYNFAEIVPISAMNGNNVERLLETLTSYMPEGPKYYPDDQVTDHPERFIISELIREKVLHLTREEIPHSIAVVIEKIEREKEREIVNINATIVVDRDSQKGIVIGKRGSLLKEIGTKARHDIEMLLGSKVFLELWVKVQKDWRNKPGQLREFGFREDEY
- a CDS encoding diacylglycerol kinase family protein — translated: MRNFFRSFKYAWNGIFLGIRSERNFKFHLFAAGVVIVAGIWTGLTMMEWFIVSVLIGGMLALELMNTAIEKVVDLVTEEYHQLAKQAKDLAAGAVLIYAILSAIIGLLLFGSKWFY
- a CDS encoding cytidine deaminase, translated to MDIGKLVEESKKAREQAYVPYSKFPVGAALVAEDGTVYHGCNIENSAYSMTNCAERTALFKAVSEGIHTFKALAVIGDTEGPITPCGACRQVIAEFCSGSMPVYLANLQGNIKETTVAELLPGAFSKEDLSYAARDSEV